A segment of the Anopheles cruzii chromosome 2, idAnoCruzAS_RS32_06, whole genome shotgun sequence genome:
GAACAGCGCTTCCGTCAGATTGAAGAGAATGTGCTGGACGTTAATGTGATCATGCAGAAACTGAGCAACCTCACCAGCCAGCAGAGTGAAGTCATTGGTACGGCCCACGACCCCGGGTTTGCGCCTGTTGCCACAGTATGCCCCAACAACAGTTTGCCCTTCGTTTCTTTTGCAGACACAATCGAAAACTCGATCGGACGAACGGCAGAGAATGTGGAGGACGGCGCACAGGAGCTGGCGAAGGCGGCCACGTACCAGAACCGGTATCGCCGCAAGGTGCTGATACTGCTGGTGATCGCTGTGATACTAGGACTAATCGTAACCGGCACCATTGTGTCGAAgcttaaaaactaaaaccgtCGGGCAAGGGGCCGGCTAACATTTTCTTTGTTGAAAGATTGTTTCACACGTATCGCTCGGTGGTTGatgtgtttttcattttacgGTTTATCCTAAGACCCCCGCCGTTTTagcgccatttttgtttgcttgcttttaCACTACTTTTTAATGATTGATTTCCTTTTTCACCCATTCCGGCGTGGCATACATACTCTCATTTACGTGCTTACGCACTCGCATCGAATAATCAAAATAGCGTTTATGTGGCCAAGTGTTATCGGGGGAggtgttggcgttggcgttgaaTTTGTCAGTCGTTCGATAGGAAAATAAAGTTTATATTACACCACGCATCCACGCACTCAGTCGGATGCTTTATCGGTTGAATCTTGAGTAACACGTGTCTCTGTTGAATAACCACCCGGAGTGTAACGCTTTATTACATTCGGTAACAAACGGCCAACACAGCATTCTGAGCATCCATAAGCAACGGAGGGTTACACTCGCTAATGTCGAGTAACTGGAGGTTGGGAAACGCTGCGCGCAGTTCAGGATGCTTCACGGAAGGAAGGCTCTCAAACGTTGACCTTCGGAATGCGAGCTTATAGAGTTCGGGCATGGGATTGGCTATGATGGGTTTGAGCCAGCCTTTGGGAAAAATTCCCCCCTGAAACTCGAACACCCTCAGATGCCTCAGACGGGGCAACAAACTTATCAAGCCATTCAGGAACAGTTCGTCGCAGGTGAACACACTAAGTTCCGTCAGCCGCTGCATGTGAACGGAAATGGTTCGTATCAGGTCTTTGAAGCACTGTGCATTGACATGTATCGAGAGTTTCGTGACCGCCGGGCAAAAGGTTAGTGTGCTGTACTGGATCGAAGCGAAATCTAACTGAAGCCGCTCTAGGCGCGGCAGATGGCACTCAGCAAACGAGATGGGCGAGCGCCAAGCCACTGCATGAATGGTTAGCCGTTGCAGGTGGCGAAGATTGGAAAGATGGCACAGGGCGACCGAATCGAGAATATGTAACCGTCGGATGCGCAGCTCCCTCAGCGCGCTACACGATTGGCAGATGGTTATGAAGATGCTTTCGGGTGTGCTCTTCTCAAGCAGCTGAAGCTTCTCCAGGCAGGTCAGCTTCTGAAAGAAGCGCTTCTTGAACGCGGGCCGACAGACCGAGTCTGAGGTTAGCAGCCGGTGCAACGAATTGTCGCCCGCCGAGCTTGTGATGGTCAGTTCTTTCAAGTGTTCGAACCCTTTGTGATAAAACTGCTCCTGGAAGAACAGCACCTGCATCAGCTGTATCGGGTGGAACATGACGTCGAACGATCGGAGCGCTGGCAACGAGAAGGTCACGGGAAGGAGCGCTTTCAGTTGCAGGTGTGTCACCGTGTCATTCTGCAAATGCAGCGAACCGACGGCAAAGCGGGCGGGGTTCACTTCCGTGTCGGCGCAAACGTAGAGCGATCGCAGCCGTTTCATGTGTGGAATCGTTtgaaccaccagcaccaccatcatgtCCGCCCAGTGCGTTATGAGCAGTCGTAGCTCGACGAGCTCCTGTTCCCACCGGTGCGGACACAGCATCTGGTACAGCAGGGAGATCGAGGAACGGGACTCGTTGCAGTATTCGAAATCCAGCGTCACGTTGCGGTACCGGCGTTCCGACTGTGTCAGCAGTTGGGTCATTTCGTCCCGATCGCATTCCGACAGATTCCGACCGGTGCCTAGCGCGAAGGGCCGTGTGACGGGCCTGTCACGCTCGTCGAAGGTGGCACTTGCGACCGCGGGATTAAGCTTCCGGCCGAGAGTAATGCGTAGCCCGAAGCGTTTGATATAGTAATCCGAAAAAATGACTTGCTTGAAGCGTTTACACGCCAGGGACGCATTCTTTACGCTCTCCAGGTCCAGGTAATCGAATATGGTGCACAACATCTGCAAAATTTGCAAAGGCAGCGACGTGAGCGAGTGAGCCACAACGGCGAAGTTAACGGGTCGGTCACCTCTATCGGAAGCTGAACGATCGGTGTCACTGGTTCCGGTGAACCCATGGCGGATGATTTCCAGCCACAAGCCCACGACATTATCTAGTTTTATGTGCCTTTACGGTCTGGTGCAATATTGACgtattatttttgtaaacaaaccgagcCTTTCCGATGGAAGAAAGCTGGccgttagtgtgtgtgttagaAATGACCACTTTGGAGGGGAAACCACATAACGGCGAGTGCATCAGTTGAGAGATAGGTGGCGGCACTGTGATACGCTCCGGAAAAATTCGAACTAGTTCGGCAGTtgtttgaatgaaacaaaaacacatcccATTTCCGCTTAAGTAAAATAAtgttcgtgtttgtgtgtggatATTGTTACATGCAAAATACGTATAATTACTGTGTCGGTCTCGTTGGTATATTCACAGCGTATGTTTGCTCTTGATGTTTGTGACGCGCGGGATGGACAAGgatgtaattaaaaatattgtcaattgaacaaaacaaattaaataaaaccagGTTTGTTAAAAACCAATAAGAGTACAGCCCTGGACTGCGGTCGAGTAATCCTGTCTTTTTGACGTTCATTCCGACAGCGCGGTTTTTAATACAGTTCGGATCTAGCATCCATTGTTATCGGTTGCCCATTTCagttaaaacaattttacCCAGTGAACGTTCGTGGAAAACATGAATCTAAACGAATTGCCCGATgaagtaaaaataacaaattaaGTAAAATactccttttttcgttttgtttgcttaccTTAAGCTTTCTTAGGTGCACCAACGAGTCCAAAAATCCTTCGTTCCGGTCTTTTATAAAAAGATGTAGATAGCTTAGCTCAGGACAGTGATGAGTAATAGATTCAACCCATTCTGCCGGAATATTTATATTAACATAGAGTCGTCGAAGGAAGNNNNNNNNNNNNNNNNNNNNNNNNNNNNNNNNNNNNNNNNNNNNNNNNNNNNNNNNNNNNNNNNNNNNNNNNNNNNNNNNNNNNNNNNNNNNNNNNNNNNCTCGGTGTCTGTGGTTGCTGTCGAACGGCTACACAAATTGATGCCCTCATGTAGAATCGACTATGGCGATTTCATTCCCGACAAACGCTTCTATCCCATTGACGGTGTGGCTACAAATTGAAGGAACcgaagcgaaaagaagttcCAACCTAGGAAGGAGATAAACTTTTGTGTTTCG
Coding sequences within it:
- the LOC128268781 gene encoding uncharacterized protein LOC128268781 → MSWACGWKSSAMGSPEPVTPIVQLPIEMLCTIFDYLDLESVKNASLACKRFKQVIFSDYYIKRFGLRITLGRKLNPAVASATFDERDRPVTRPFALGTGRNLSECDRDEMTQLLTQSERRYRNVTLDFEYCNESRSSISLLYQMLCPHRWEQELVELRLLITHWADMMVVLVVQTIPHMKRLRSLYVCADTEVNPARFAVGSLHLQNDTVTHLQLKALLPVTFSLPALRSFDVMFHPIQLMQVLFFQEQFYHKGFEHLKELTITSSAGDNSLHRLLTSDSVCRPAFKKRFFQKLTCLEKLQLLEKSTPESIFITICQSCSALRELRIRRLHILDSVALCHLSNLRHLQRLTIHAVAWRSPISFAECHLPRLERLQLDFASIQYSTLTFCPAVTKLSIHVNAQCFKDLIRTISVHMQRLTELSVFTCDELFLNGLISLLPRLRHLRVFEFQGGIFPKGWLKPIIANPMPELYKLAFRRSTFESLPSVKHPELRAAFPNLQLLDISECNPPLLMDAQNAVLAVCYRM